A region of Thermovibrio ammonificans HB-1 DNA encodes the following proteins:
- the mnmA gene encoding tRNA 2-thiouridine(34) synthase MnmA → MEFKEIKSKELAVMKRVLLGFSGGVDSFYAAHLLLEQGFNVYPVYFKLLPDADTTKPRRSAELLNLKLTVVDLTEEFKKAVIDYFIAYYRKGLTPNPCAVCNREIKLKELYKLARKLKIPYIATGHYARVEKVESFGRKLIKRGVEPGKEQSYFLALVEQRVFENLILPLGNLTKREVIEKAKKLGFPFEGESQDVCFIKEKSYADFLRKFIKPRPGPFKLTTGEVLGKHKGLIYYTVGQRRGLGISYKHPLHVVELRPEENAVIVGPKEAVEKDEITVWKVNWHVPQERLTDLPLLAQVRYRSEPVPVESLHYFKNGIYRVKLAAKVSAPAPGQVCAFYSNDLLLGGGEITREGVG, encoded by the coding sequence ATGGAGTTTAAAGAAATTAAATCTAAAGAGCTGGCCGTTATGAAAAGAGTCCTACTCGGGTTCAGCGGCGGGGTAGACAGCTTCTACGCAGCCCACCTACTACTTGAACAGGGCTTCAACGTTTACCCGGTTTACTTCAAGCTCCTGCCCGACGCCGACACCACAAAACCCAGAAGGAGCGCAGAGCTTCTAAACCTTAAACTCACAGTTGTGGACCTCACCGAAGAGTTTAAAAAGGCGGTAATAGACTACTTCATCGCCTACTACCGGAAAGGACTCACCCCGAACCCGTGCGCAGTGTGTAACCGGGAGATAAAGCTTAAAGAGCTGTACAAACTCGCCCGGAAACTCAAAATTCCCTACATAGCAACGGGCCACTACGCACGGGTGGAAAAGGTAGAGAGCTTCGGCAGAAAACTCATAAAGCGGGGCGTTGAACCGGGGAAGGAGCAGTCCTACTTCCTGGCACTCGTAGAGCAAAGGGTTTTTGAAAATTTGATTCTCCCGCTGGGGAACCTTACAAAAAGAGAGGTAATAGAGAAAGCCAAGAAGTTGGGATTCCCCTTTGAGGGAGAAAGCCAAGACGTCTGCTTTATAAAGGAGAAAAGCTACGCCGACTTCCTGAGGAAGTTCATAAAACCCCGGCCGGGGCCTTTTAAGCTCACAACCGGAGAAGTTCTCGGGAAACACAAAGGACTCATCTACTACACAGTAGGCCAGAGGAGGGGGCTGGGGATAAGCTACAAACACCCACTTCACGTAGTTGAGCTCCGCCCCGAAGAGAACGCGGTGATTGTAGGCCCGAAGGAGGCCGTTGAAAAAGACGAAATAACGGTGTGGAAGGTTAACTGGCACGTACCCCAAGAGCGCCTTACCGACCTACCCTTGCTGGCCCAGGTAAGGTACCGTTCTGAGCCAGTTCCGGTAGAATCGTTACACTATTTTAAAAACGGCATTTATCGTGTAAAATTAGCGGCGAAAGTTTCTGCCCCCGCGCCAGGGCAGGTCTGTGCCTTTTACAGCAACGACCTGCTTCTGGGAGGAGGGGAAATCACTCGGGAAGGAGTCGGGTAA
- the atpF gene encoding F0F1 ATP synthase subunit B has product MEGSIVSIDWTLVVQAVNFLIFMVLINKFLFQPLLKLMEERESELGAIYSEAEALKQKAESLLKEVEELLEKAKAEAKTIIDTAVKEARAEREEIIRRAQEEATARVESAKKEIWSSFEKEKAKLEAEAEKLAEEIVKKILRKVA; this is encoded by the coding sequence ATGGAGGGAAGCATCGTATCCATAGACTGGACCCTGGTGGTTCAGGCTGTCAACTTCCTCATCTTCATGGTGCTCATCAACAAGTTCCTGTTTCAACCCCTCCTAAAGCTTATGGAAGAGAGGGAGAGCGAGCTGGGAGCTATCTACTCGGAGGCAGAGGCTCTGAAACAGAAGGCCGAAAGCCTCCTGAAAGAGGTAGAGGAGCTCCTTGAGAAGGCCAAGGCCGAGGCCAAAACCATAATAGACACGGCGGTGAAAGAGGCCCGTGCAGAGAGGGAAGAGATAATCAGAAGGGCCCAGGAAGAGGCAACCGCAAGGGTAGAGAGCGCCAAGAAGGAGATATGGAGCTCCTTCGAGAAGGAGAAGGCCAAGCTGGAGGCCGAGGCCGAGAAGCTGGCAGAAGAGATAGTGAAGAAAATCCTCAGAAAGGTAGCTTAA
- a CDS encoding ATP synthase F0 subunit B translates to MEGGGHLLFWKFVNTIILFALLYWILRKPVSNFISNGIEAITTKFEKAKQEKEEALKLLKEAEKKSQEAKAEAERIIAYSKEVAQREKEQIIAEAKQTAERIVKMADEEIEKELYKAKEELKKFAAQKAVELAENKLKGSITPEVNKKLIESSLEKL, encoded by the coding sequence ATGGAAGGCGGCGGACACCTGCTATTTTGGAAGTTCGTAAACACCATTATCCTGTTTGCACTCCTTTACTGGATTCTCAGAAAGCCCGTTTCAAACTTCATCTCCAACGGTATAGAGGCGATAACCACCAAGTTCGAGAAGGCCAAGCAGGAGAAAGAGGAGGCGCTGAAGCTCCTCAAGGAGGCCGAGAAGAAGTCTCAAGAGGCAAAAGCGGAGGCCGAGAGAATCATCGCCTACTCGAAGGAAGTGGCCCAGAGGGAGAAAGAGCAGATTATCGCCGAGGCCAAGCAGACTGCCGAGCGCATCGTGAAGATGGCCGATGAGGAGATAGAGAAGGAGCTCTACAAGGCGAAAGAGGAGCTCAAGAAGTTCGCGGCTCAAAAGGCTGTAGAGCTTGCAGAAAACAAGCTCAAAGGCTCCATAACCCCGGAAGTTAACAAGAAACTCATCGAATCCAGCCTTGAAAAGCTTTAG
- the atpH gene encoding ATP synthase F1 subunit delta, with protein sequence MRLEVRVARRYAKALAEVLPDDRLEAVLNELKTVVSLFDDKAIKYFKNPIIPVEKKKALLEKVLEKVQVSKELKRVLELMAERNRLGLLREFLQEFEQFVNARLGVVKAEVTTATEIDEETLNRIKAKIEEIFGKKAEITVKLDPSIIGGFVVKVADKVLDASIKSQLEALKKAIAD encoded by the coding sequence TTGAGACTGGAAGTAAGAGTTGCCAGAAGGTACGCAAAAGCTCTGGCAGAGGTTCTACCCGACGACAGACTGGAAGCGGTTCTGAACGAACTGAAAACCGTTGTTTCCCTGTTTGACGACAAGGCAATCAAATACTTTAAAAACCCGATAATTCCCGTAGAGAAGAAGAAAGCCCTCCTTGAGAAAGTGCTGGAAAAGGTTCAAGTCAGCAAGGAGCTCAAAAGGGTGCTCGAGCTTATGGCCGAAAGGAACAGGCTCGGCCTTCTCAGGGAGTTCCTCCAGGAGTTTGAGCAGTTCGTAAACGCCCGTTTGGGAGTTGTAAAGGCAGAAGTGACCACTGCTACCGAGATAGACGAGGAGACCCTGAACAGGATAAAGGCCAAAATCGAGGAGATTTTCGGGAAGAAGGCCGAGATTACCGTGAAGCTTGACCCTTCCATAATCGGCGGCTTTGTGGTGAAGGTTGCAGACAAGGTGCTCGACGCCTCTATAAAGAGCCAGCTTGAAGCTCTTAAGAAAGCGATAGCCGATTAA
- the atpA gene encoding F0F1 ATP synthase subunit alpha, whose product MQIRAEEISELIRKQIEEFEASVNLDETGIVIKVGDGVARVYGLENVEYGEVVEFEDGTEGVAFNLEEDNVGVVLLGEGRGIVEGGKAKRTGRILDMPVGDGLIGRVLDPLGNPIDGKGDIEYTERRAVERIAPGIVTRKPVHEPLQTGIKAIDALIPIGRGQRELIIGDRQTGKTTVAIDTILNQKREGVICVYCAVGQKRSTVAQTIQLLKELGAMDYTIVISATASDPAALQYLAPYAACTVAEYFRDTGRAALIVYDDLSKQAVAYREMSLLLRRPPGREAYPGDVFYLHSRLLERAAKLNDELGAGSLTALPIVETKAGDISAYIPTNVISITDGQIFLETDLFYKGQRPAINVGLSVSRVGGAAQIKAMKQVAGKLRLELARYRELEAFAQFASDLDPATRAQLERGRRLMELLKQPPHKPIPVEKQIVAFFAAINGYLDDIPVEAVTKFEWELYAFMDAKHPEILKEILEKKKLDDELTKKLHEAIKEFKATFTA is encoded by the coding sequence ATGCAGATTAGGGCAGAGGAAATTTCCGAACTGATAAGAAAACAGATTGAGGAGTTTGAGGCCTCTGTAAACCTCGACGAGACGGGTATTGTTATCAAGGTCGGAGACGGAGTTGCAAGGGTTTACGGCCTCGAGAACGTTGAGTACGGTGAGGTTGTAGAGTTTGAAGACGGAACCGAAGGCGTTGCGTTCAACCTTGAGGAGGACAACGTAGGTGTCGTTCTCCTCGGAGAGGGAAGGGGCATCGTAGAAGGCGGTAAGGCCAAGAGGACCGGCCGTATCCTCGACATGCCCGTTGGAGACGGCCTTATAGGAAGGGTCCTTGACCCCTTGGGAAATCCCATCGACGGTAAAGGAGACATTGAGTACACAGAAAGGCGTGCGGTTGAGCGTATCGCTCCCGGAATCGTAACCAGGAAACCGGTTCACGAGCCGCTTCAAACCGGTATCAAGGCAATCGACGCCCTCATCCCCATCGGAAGGGGTCAGAGGGAGCTCATCATCGGAGACAGGCAGACCGGTAAGACCACCGTTGCTATCGATACTATTCTCAACCAGAAGAGGGAAGGCGTTATCTGCGTTTACTGTGCGGTAGGTCAGAAGCGTTCAACCGTTGCTCAAACGATTCAGCTCCTCAAAGAGCTGGGAGCTATGGACTACACAATCGTTATCTCCGCTACTGCTTCCGACCCGGCAGCACTTCAGTACCTTGCACCCTACGCCGCCTGTACAGTAGCGGAGTACTTCAGGGATACCGGAAGGGCAGCACTTATAGTTTACGACGACCTCTCCAAGCAGGCGGTTGCCTACCGTGAGATGTCGCTCCTCCTCAGGCGTCCTCCGGGAAGGGAGGCTTACCCGGGAGACGTTTTCTACCTGCACTCCAGGCTCCTTGAAAGGGCCGCAAAGCTCAACGACGAGCTCGGAGCAGGTTCGCTTACAGCCCTCCCGATTGTTGAGACCAAGGCCGGAGACATCTCCGCTTACATTCCCACAAACGTTATCTCCATTACCGATGGTCAGATATTCCTCGAGACCGACCTCTTCTACAAGGGTCAGAGGCCGGCTATCAACGTAGGTCTCTCGGTTTCCAGGGTAGGTGGTGCAGCCCAGATTAAGGCAATGAAGCAGGTTGCCGGTAAGCTCAGGCTTGAGCTTGCAAGGTACAGGGAGCTTGAGGCGTTCGCCCAGTTCGCTTCCGACCTTGACCCTGCAACAAGGGCTCAGCTTGAGAGGGGTAGGAGGCTTATGGAGCTCCTCAAACAGCCGCCCCACAAGCCTATCCCCGTAGAGAAGCAGATTGTTGCCTTCTTTGCCGCAATTAACGGTTACCTCGACGACATCCCCGTTGAGGCGGTTACGAAGTTTGAGTGGGAGCTCTACGCCTTTATGGACGCCAAGCACCCCGAGATTCTCAAGGAGATTCTCGAGAAGAAGAAGCTCGACGACGAGCTCACCAAGAAGCTCCACGAGGCAATTAAGGAGTTCAAGGCAACCTTCACAGCCTAA
- the atpG gene encoding ATP synthase F1 subunit gamma, which produces MPGMREIKAKIKSLKGTKRITAAMKAVSAAKLRKAQEDLINVRPYAEVMKGIAQGLYLRENPVTHPIFKVRPVKRIELVVISSDKGLCGAFNSNIIRRVNRFAQEKQKEGIEISLTTVGNKACQFFTKYSDLKVRKEVRDIFRRIGLPLANEIAYDLYLGYESEYFDEVYLVYNRFINALKQEVTFERIMPLSAEGGEELQAAEYTVGPDEKVIEEAVRSYVSAVVLRALKESETSEHAARMTAMDNATKNAEDLIKKLTISFNKARQAAITKELIEITTAIEAMK; this is translated from the coding sequence ATGCCCGGAATGAGAGAGATAAAAGCCAAGATAAAGAGCCTCAAGGGGACGAAGCGGATTACCGCCGCTATGAAGGCGGTGTCCGCTGCCAAGCTCCGCAAGGCTCAGGAAGACCTCATAAACGTTAGGCCCTACGCAGAGGTTATGAAGGGTATAGCCCAGGGGCTATACCTGCGGGAGAACCCGGTAACCCACCCCATATTCAAGGTTCGCCCCGTTAAGAGGATTGAGCTTGTGGTTATCTCCTCCGATAAGGGGCTGTGCGGTGCTTTTAACTCCAACATCATAAGGCGCGTTAACAGGTTCGCCCAGGAGAAGCAGAAAGAGGGTATTGAGATAAGCCTCACAACTGTAGGTAACAAGGCCTGCCAGTTCTTCACCAAGTACTCCGACCTTAAGGTCAGGAAAGAGGTCAGGGATATATTCAGGCGCATAGGTCTTCCCCTTGCCAACGAGATAGCCTACGACCTCTACCTGGGATACGAGTCTGAGTACTTCGACGAGGTCTACCTGGTTTACAACAGGTTCATCAACGCCTTAAAGCAGGAAGTCACGTTCGAGAGGATAATGCCCCTCTCGGCGGAAGGCGGAGAGGAGCTTCAGGCCGCCGAGTACACGGTGGGCCCCGACGAGAAGGTGATAGAGGAGGCGGTTCGCTCCTACGTTTCGGCGGTTGTTCTCAGGGCCCTTAAGGAGTCTGAGACCTCTGAGCACGCGGCCAGGATGACCGCGATGGACAACGCTACGAAGAACGCTGAAGACCTCATTAAGAAGCTCACCATTTCGTTCAACAAGGCGCGTCAGGCCGCAATTACCAAGGAGCTCATCGAGATAACCACCGCTATTGAAGCAATGAAATAG
- the atpD gene encoding F0F1 ATP synthase subunit beta: MAEHKGRIVQIVGPVIDVEFPDGKLPEIYHALRVPKVKQITWDGKIEEGDLMLEVHQHLGENRVRCVAFGATEGLKRGMEVIDTGDYLKVPVGHATRGRIFNVVGKPIDGKGPVEAEEYWPIHRPAPPLTEQKTVAEVFETGIKVIDLLEPYAKGGKTGLFGGAGVGKTVLLMELIHNVAMKHGGFSVFAGVGERTREGTDLWLEMQESGVLENTVLVYGQMNEPPGNRWRVAMTGVTMAEYFRDVEGRDMMFFVDNMFRFIQAGAEVSALLGRIPSEVGYQPTLATEVGAIQERITSTTKGSITSVQAIYVPADDFTDPAPFTLFAHLDATTVLSRALAEQGIYPAVDPLESTSRMLDPHIVGERHYRVAREVQRYLQRYKELLEIIAILGMEELSEEDKLVVHRARRIQLFLTQPFHVAEVFTGMPGRYVTIEETIRGFEMIVKGELDHLPEQAFYMVGTIDEAIEKGEKLMKEAEAKK, translated from the coding sequence ATGGCAGAGCATAAGGGGAGAATCGTTCAGATTGTAGGTCCGGTTATAGACGTTGAGTTCCCCGACGGCAAACTCCCTGAAATCTACCACGCCCTCAGGGTTCCCAAGGTTAAGCAGATTACCTGGGACGGTAAGATTGAGGAAGGCGACCTTATGCTCGAGGTTCACCAGCACCTCGGCGAGAACAGGGTAAGGTGCGTTGCCTTCGGAGCCACAGAGGGCCTTAAGAGGGGAATGGAGGTTATAGACACCGGAGACTACCTTAAGGTTCCGGTTGGACACGCAACAAGGGGAAGGATTTTCAACGTTGTAGGTAAGCCAATTGACGGCAAAGGCCCCGTTGAGGCCGAGGAGTACTGGCCCATCCACAGGCCGGCACCGCCCCTTACAGAGCAGAAGACCGTTGCAGAGGTGTTTGAAACCGGTATTAAGGTTATCGACCTCCTTGAGCCTTACGCAAAGGGTGGTAAGACGGGACTCTTCGGCGGTGCAGGAGTTGGTAAGACCGTTCTCCTCATGGAGCTGATTCACAACGTTGCAATGAAGCACGGCGGTTTCTCGGTATTTGCCGGCGTCGGAGAGAGGACCAGGGAGGGAACAGACCTCTGGCTGGAGATGCAGGAGTCGGGGGTTCTTGAGAACACGGTTCTGGTTTACGGCCAGATGAACGAGCCCCCCGGTAACAGGTGGCGCGTTGCGATGACCGGCGTTACCATGGCCGAGTACTTCCGTGACGTTGAAGGCCGTGACATGATGTTCTTCGTTGACAACATGTTCCGCTTTATCCAGGCCGGTGCGGAAGTTTCGGCTCTGCTCGGAAGGATTCCGTCTGAGGTTGGTTACCAGCCCACACTCGCCACCGAGGTAGGTGCAATCCAGGAGAGGATTACCTCTACAACGAAGGGCTCCATTACCTCCGTTCAGGCGATTTACGTTCCTGCAGACGACTTTACAGACCCGGCTCCGTTTACACTCTTTGCCCACCTTGACGCTACAACGGTTCTCTCGAGGGCCCTCGCAGAGCAGGGTATTTACCCGGCGGTTGACCCCCTTGAGTCTACATCCCGTATGCTCGACCCCCACATTGTAGGTGAGAGGCACTACAGGGTAGCAAGGGAGGTTCAGAGGTACCTCCAGAGGTACAAGGAGCTCCTGGAAATCATCGCAATCCTCGGTATGGAGGAGCTCAGCGAGGAAGATAAGCTGGTTGTTCACAGGGCAAGGAGGATTCAGCTCTTCCTCACACAGCCGTTCCACGTTGCAGAGGTGTTCACCGGAATGCCCGGACGTTACGTAACTATCGAGGAGACAATCCGCGGCTTTGAGATGATTGTTAAAGGTGAGCTCGACCACCTGCCCGAGCAGGCCTTCTACATGGTCGGAACGATTGATGAGGCCATTGAGAAGGGCGAGAAGCTCATGAAGGAAGCGGAAGCTAAGAAATAG
- the atpC gene encoding ATP synthase F1 subunit epsilon — protein sequence MAGKGIPAEMKLQLASATGKHYELTVKEVYVETDDGDLGVLPGHQPEFYRISAGFVSCRTADGEEVRKLVYNGFVQVEPDVVRIGVQEIYEPGEVDVEAVEREVAELKELLTSLGEEEEARRAEVEAEIARKEKLIRKAR from the coding sequence ATGGCTGGCAAGGGAATACCGGCTGAGATGAAGCTCCAGCTTGCTTCGGCAACCGGTAAGCACTACGAGCTTACCGTTAAAGAGGTTTACGTTGAGACCGACGACGGCGACCTGGGCGTTCTGCCCGGCCACCAGCCGGAGTTCTACAGGATAAGCGCCGGGTTTGTCTCCTGTAGAACTGCCGACGGAGAAGAGGTAAGGAAGCTCGTTTACAACGGGTTCGTCCAGGTTGAGCCGGACGTTGTTCGCATAGGCGTTCAGGAAATTTACGAGCCCGGCGAGGTAGACGTTGAAGCCGTAGAGAGGGAGGTTGCGGAGCTCAAGGAGCTCCTTACCTCCTTAGGCGAGGAGGAGGAGGCCCGCCGGGCCGAGGTTGAAGCCGAAATAGCAAGGAAGGAGAAGCTCATTAGGAAGGCCCGTTAG
- a CDS encoding APC family permease: protein MEKKKKMTFLQAVAMAVGTMIGASIFSIFGDGVKIAGNALPIAFFISGIYALMVGYSYAKFGSKLVSNAGPIAFIQRGFGDSPVVGSLSILMWFSYVISIALFAISFAGYFLPLVHLDYPVFHRVVEVLVIALFGALSYFGGTQAVGKLEFWIVLTKLLILLIFIVAGLSVIHPEYLKVHLNSHTLKGILNASVVFFLSYMGFGLITNISENVENPQKTVPRAIYTSILVVMAVYVLVSVAALGALPASEIVKYRENALAVAAEPALGHLGFFLLSIGALISISSALNATIYTGANASYALMRDGYIPAPQKLVERSWMGEHLGLYLTCSLGLFFTLFFNITSVASMISIITTALYIGVITSHLRLADVIGGNKGLVFFNLIVITFVAIQIALFQYQHSKLTFITTIVLFLAAYGLEVLYYGKRRTATPFIRRVDKQATVH from the coding sequence ATGGAGAAAAAGAAGAAGATGACCTTCCTGCAGGCCGTTGCAATGGCAGTAGGAACGATGATAGGTGCGAGCATCTTCTCTATTTTCGGAGACGGGGTGAAAATTGCGGGTAACGCCTTGCCGATAGCCTTCTTCATCAGCGGTATATACGCCCTGATGGTGGGATACTCTTACGCCAAGTTCGGCTCAAAGCTGGTTTCAAACGCCGGCCCCATAGCCTTCATTCAGAGGGGGTTCGGAGATTCACCCGTTGTTGGGAGTTTATCGATTCTGATGTGGTTCAGTTACGTCATATCGATTGCACTTTTTGCCATAAGTTTTGCAGGCTACTTCCTGCCGCTGGTTCACCTGGACTACCCGGTTTTTCACAGGGTAGTTGAGGTTCTCGTGATAGCCCTTTTCGGAGCCCTGAGCTATTTTGGGGGAACGCAGGCGGTTGGAAAGTTGGAGTTCTGGATTGTTCTAACAAAGCTGTTGATACTGCTGATATTCATAGTTGCGGGACTTTCGGTTATACACCCGGAGTACTTAAAGGTTCACCTCAACAGCCACACCCTAAAAGGGATACTGAACGCCTCGGTTGTTTTCTTCCTCTCTTACATGGGGTTCGGCCTCATAACAAACATCAGTGAGAACGTTGAAAATCCGCAGAAAACGGTTCCAAGGGCCATTTATACCAGCATACTGGTGGTTATGGCCGTTTACGTTTTGGTTTCGGTGGCGGCCCTGGGAGCCCTACCGGCCTCGGAAATAGTTAAGTACAGGGAGAACGCACTGGCCGTTGCGGCAGAGCCGGCACTCGGGCACTTGGGCTTTTTCCTCCTGAGTATAGGAGCCCTCATCAGTATATCTTCGGCCTTAAACGCAACTATCTATACCGGTGCAAACGCCTCTTACGCCCTCATGAGGGACGGCTACATTCCCGCCCCCCAGAAGCTCGTAGAGAGGAGTTGGATGGGAGAGCACCTGGGGCTTTACTTAACCTGCAGTTTGGGCCTCTTTTTCACACTCTTTTTCAACATAACTTCGGTGGCCTCGATGATAAGCATAATAACAACGGCCCTCTATATAGGGGTTATAACCTCCCACCTGCGGTTGGCAGACGTTATAGGGGGAAACAAGGGGCTTGTGTTCTTTAACTTGATTGTAATTACGTTCGTTGCCATACAGATAGCGCTCTTTCAGTACCAGCATAGTAAGCTAACGTTTATAACCACAATCGTTTTATTCCTTGCCGCCTACGGGCTCGAGGTCCTCTACTACGGGAAAAGGAGAACGGCCACACCTTTTATCAGGAGGGTTGATAAGCAGGCCACGGTTCACTAA
- a CDS encoding energy transducer TonB: MGNQLKLDLISLAASLAIHAALLSVPAVREAFTAKVYQIVSVVPLTFDTAVESDLLGVKPSEGNSEKAPRKDENTVTRGRSSKARKNLLHAKTSNSKELKGPFRSNSKAGVQAVSGSRWIKTQATGKGGRRLSLSAQVNTEEGRGTPKVASNRLVPYLIALRNRIMERWKAPFYRSEKGSQSVIIALTIGASGKLRELEVERLSPDIAFNRSALSAVYSAEPFPPLPKGVNSVRVKVKFEVK; the protein is encoded by the coding sequence TTGGGAAATCAGCTTAAGTTAGACCTTATCTCCCTTGCCGCATCTTTAGCAATCCACGCAGCCCTTCTATCCGTTCCCGCCGTTCGGGAGGCCTTTACGGCCAAGGTTTACCAGATTGTAAGCGTTGTCCCCTTAACTTTTGACACGGCGGTTGAGTCGGACCTTTTGGGAGTAAAACCTTCAGAGGGAAACAGCGAGAAGGCCCCAAGGAAGGATGAGAACACAGTAACAAGGGGGAGAAGCTCCAAGGCGAGGAAGAACCTTCTCCACGCCAAAACTTCAAACTCAAAAGAGCTTAAAGGTCCGTTTAGAAGTAACTCTAAAGCCGGTGTCCAGGCAGTTTCCGGGAGCAGGTGGATAAAAACGCAGGCAACCGGAAAGGGCGGAAGGAGGCTGAGCCTATCTGCCCAGGTCAATACAGAGGAGGGAAGGGGAACTCCGAAAGTTGCAAGTAACCGTTTAGTTCCCTACCTGATAGCTCTCAGGAACAGGATTATGGAGAGGTGGAAGGCACCGTTTTACAGGAGCGAGAAGGGCAGCCAATCGGTTATAATCGCCCTCACCATAGGGGCAAGCGGCAAGTTAAGGGAGCTCGAGGTGGAGAGGCTATCCCCCGATATCGCCTTTAACCGCTCGGCCCTCTCTGCAGTTTACTCTGCAGAGCCGTTCCCGCCCCTCCCGAAGGGAGTAAACTCGGTTAGGGTAAAGGTGAAGTTTGAAGTTAAGTAA
- a CDS encoding lysophospholipid acyltransferase family protein encodes MKLSNPWLIYNVTRAWVKTLKVDVEFRAQPRFPSIVAFWHGRMFLLPFALREFSSKVAILISRHRDGQLIAEVVERLGFKTVRGSTGPGKGGERAFLQMLELLDKGYVVAITPDGPRGPREVVKPGIAKLAAKTGLPVFPLTFSCSSGFRLNSWDRFLIPRPFSKCKVILGEPVNSLNQNSEEELRKEIELRLKELNREADREVEWKK; translated from the coding sequence TTGAAGTTAAGTAACCCATGGCTCATATACAACGTTACCAGAGCTTGGGTTAAAACTCTTAAGGTGGATGTTGAGTTCAGGGCCCAACCCCGGTTTCCCTCTATAGTTGCCTTTTGGCACGGCAGGATGTTTTTACTGCCCTTTGCCTTAAGGGAGTTCTCCTCTAAGGTGGCAATTCTCATAAGCAGGCACAGAGACGGCCAGCTTATAGCCGAAGTTGTAGAGAGGCTCGGATTTAAAACGGTGAGGGGCTCCACCGGGCCCGGCAAGGGAGGGGAAAGGGCCTTCCTCCAGATGCTTGAGCTTTTAGACAAAGGCTACGTTGTTGCCATAACTCCCGACGGCCCCCGGGGGCCGAGAGAGGTTGTTAAACCGGGAATCGCAAAGCTGGCGGCGAAAACCGGTCTTCCGGTTTTTCCGCTGACCTTTTCGTGCAGCAGCGGATTTCGGTTAAATTCGTGGGACCGATTTTTGATTCCCCGTCCGTTCTCAAAGTGTAAGGTGATTTTAGGTGAGCCTGTGAACTCCTTGAATCAAAATTCAGAAGAGGAGCTGAGAAAAGAAATAGAATTAAGGTTAAAAGAGCTAAACCGGGAGGCCGACAGGGAGGTGGAATGGAAAAAGTAA
- a CDS encoding SAM hydrolase/SAM-dependent halogenase family protein: MEKVIALLSDFGLKDHYVGTVHGVIRSITPEAKIVDITHSVRPFDLVDAAVKLKWSYRFFPTGTVFLCMVDPDPTAEPVIVSTERFYVVCPNNGVGSLMFEEEPPEALYRITADHYFIEGKGHFRTRNQLAPIAAELLKLSSPLHLGEEIELSRLKRFRLPPVKEVAPGVYETIVLEVDQFGNLILNFEFGGEAPKAVEVNGVRVEKFLPKFEKLQKGELFVSVYPEGNLQVVAYMASSAKLLKATRGTKVKVFL, from the coding sequence ATGGAAAAAGTAATCGCCCTGCTCTCCGATTTCGGTCTTAAAGACCACTACGTAGGAACGGTCCACGGGGTTATTAGGAGTATTACGCCGGAAGCAAAAATCGTTGACATAACCCACTCCGTTAGGCCTTTTGACCTTGTTGACGCAGCCGTTAAGCTGAAGTGGTCTTACAGGTTTTTTCCTACAGGTACTGTTTTCCTCTGTATGGTTGACCCCGACCCTACGGCAGAGCCGGTAATAGTGAGTACCGAGAGGTTCTACGTTGTCTGTCCGAATAACGGCGTAGGCAGTTTGATGTTCGAGGAGGAGCCTCCCGAGGCGCTATACAGGATAACGGCCGACCACTACTTTATAGAGGGGAAAGGGCACTTCAGGACGAGGAATCAGTTGGCTCCCATAGCAGCCGAGCTTCTCAAACTCTCCTCTCCCCTTCACTTGGGTGAGGAGATAGAGCTATCGAGGCTAAAGAGGTTCCGGCTTCCGCCCGTTAAGGAGGTTGCTCCGGGAGTTTACGAGACCATCGTCCTTGAGGTTGACCAGTTCGGAAACTTGATTCTCAACTTTGAGTTCGGCGGAGAGGCCCCGAAAGCGGTTGAGGTAAATGGCGTTAGGGTAGAGAAGTTCCTGCCGAAGTTTGAGAAGCTCCAGAAGGGTGAGCTGTTCGTCAGCGTTTACCCGGAGGGGAACCTTCAGGTGGTTGCCTACATGGCAAGTTCAGCCAAACTTTTAAAGGCAACCAGGGGAACGAAGGTTAAAGTTTTCCTTTAG